The following proteins come from a genomic window of Streptomyces sp. Sge12:
- a CDS encoding proline racemase family protein — protein sequence MRTRHVYHAVDSHTEGMPTRVITGGVGVVPGATMAEKRLHFIEHMDHVRTLLMYEPRGHSAMSGAILQPPTRPDADYGVLYIEVSGLLPMCGHGTIGVATVLVETGMVPVVEPVTTVRLDTPAGLVSVDVRVEDGAATAVTLTNVPSFCVGLDLKTDVPGFGSITYDLAYGGNFYAFVELDALGLPFDRDRGDDLIAAGLAVMDAINAGPDRPVHPENPSIAGVKHVYLAAPGSDAHRSRHAMAIHPGWFDRSPCGTGTSARMAQLHARGLLELGADFANESFIGTEFTGRLVGEAAVGGLPAVVPTVTGRAWITGTAQYFLDPTDPFPGGFLL from the coding sequence ATGCGTACGCGCCACGTCTACCACGCGGTGGACTCGCACACCGAGGGCATGCCGACCCGGGTCATCACCGGGGGAGTCGGGGTGGTCCCCGGCGCCACCATGGCCGAGAAGCGGCTCCACTTCATCGAGCACATGGACCACGTCCGGACCCTGCTCATGTACGAGCCGCGCGGGCACTCCGCGATGAGCGGCGCGATCCTGCAGCCCCCGACCCGCCCGGACGCCGACTACGGCGTCCTCTACATCGAGGTGTCGGGCCTGCTCCCCATGTGCGGGCACGGCACCATCGGGGTCGCCACCGTCCTCGTCGAGACCGGCATGGTGCCGGTCGTCGAGCCGGTCACCACCGTCCGGCTCGACACCCCGGCCGGGCTGGTGAGCGTCGACGTCCGGGTCGAGGACGGGGCGGCCACCGCCGTCACCCTCACCAACGTCCCCTCCTTCTGCGTCGGCCTCGACCTCAAGACCGACGTGCCCGGCTTCGGCTCGATCACCTACGACCTGGCCTACGGCGGCAACTTCTACGCCTTCGTCGAACTCGACGCCCTGGGCCTGCCCTTCGACCGCGACCGGGGGGACGACCTGATCGCCGCCGGGCTCGCGGTGATGGACGCGATCAACGCCGGCCCGGACCGGCCCGTCCACCCCGAGAACCCCTCCATCGCCGGGGTCAAGCACGTCTACCTCGCCGCCCCGGGCTCCGACGCCCACCGCTCCCGGCACGCCATGGCCATCCACCCCGGCTGGTTCGACCGCTCGCCCTGCGGTACGGGGACCAGCGCGCGGATGGCCCAGCTGCACGCCCGCGGCCTGCTGGAGCTCGGCGCCGACTTCGCCAACGAGTCCTTCATCGGCACCGAGTTCACCGGACGGCTGGTCGGGGAGGCCGCCGTCGGCGGCCTGCCGGCCGTGGTCCCCACGGTCACCGGGCGGGCCTGGATCACCGGCACCGCCCAGTACTTCCTCGACCCGACCGACCCCTTCCCCGGAGGGTTCCTGCTGTGA
- a CDS encoding proline racemase family protein, with protein sequence MITVRTVDYHTAGEPFRIVDSAGTGMPPVPGDTVAERCATVIGPGGSGTAPRRGALDDVRRLLVQEPRGHAGMYGGFVVPADDDGAHFGVLFWHKDGYSTACGHGTMALGAWAVDTGRVAAPDDGDAPVRIDVPSGRVTATVHRAAGRTTGVTFRNVPALVGARKVPVATSFGLAEVDIAHAGACYAAVRARDLGLDVSRAALPSLVRAGQEIRAALATHPATWHPGGPLLSGVYGVILHEELPDTPFGPHQRNVTVFADGQIDRSPCGSGTSARLALLAEDGRLGPGEDLLHESVTGTVFTGRMLEGGVTEVTGTAHRTGEHAFVVDPHDALGTGFLL encoded by the coding sequence GTGATCACCGTCCGCACGGTGGACTACCACACCGCCGGCGAGCCCTTCCGGATCGTCGACTCCGCCGGGACCGGCATGCCGCCGGTCCCCGGGGACACCGTCGCCGAGCGCTGCGCCACCGTGATCGGCCCCGGCGGATCCGGGACGGCGCCGCGCCGGGGCGCACTGGACGACGTACGGCGCCTGCTGGTGCAGGAGCCGCGCGGACACGCCGGGATGTACGGGGGGTTCGTGGTCCCGGCCGACGACGACGGGGCCCACTTCGGCGTGCTGTTCTGGCACAAGGACGGCTATTCCACGGCCTGCGGCCACGGCACGATGGCCCTCGGGGCCTGGGCCGTGGACACCGGCAGGGTCGCCGCCCCGGACGACGGGGACGCCCCGGTGCGCATCGACGTACCGTCGGGACGGGTCACCGCCACCGTCCACCGCGCGGCGGGCCGCACCACCGGGGTCACCTTCCGCAACGTCCCGGCCCTGGTGGGCGCCCGCAAGGTGCCCGTCGCCACCTCGTTCGGGCTCGCCGAGGTGGACATCGCGCACGCCGGGGCCTGTTACGCCGCCGTCCGCGCGCGCGACCTCGGCCTGGACGTGTCGCGGGCGGCGCTGCCCTCCCTGGTGCGGGCCGGGCAGGAGATCCGGGCGGCGCTGGCCACCCACCCCGCCACCTGGCACCCGGGCGGCCCGCTGCTGTCCGGGGTCTACGGGGTGATCCTCCACGAGGAGCTGCCCGACACCCCGTTCGGGCCGCACCAGCGCAACGTCACCGTCTTCGCCGACGGGCAGATCGACCGCTCGCCCTGCGGTTCCGGCACCTCGGCACGGCTCGCGCTGCTCGCCGAGGACGGGCGGCTCGGCCCGGGCGAGGACCTGCTCCACGAGTCGGTCACCGGCACCGTGTTCACCGGGCGGATGCTGGAGGGCGGGGTCACCGAGGTCACCGGCACCGCCCACCGCACCGGCGAACACGCCTTCGTGGTGGACCCGCACGACGCGCTCGGCACCGGCTTCCTGCTGTGA